Proteins encoded within one genomic window of Companilactobacillus sp.:
- a CDS encoding DegV family protein has protein sequence MKIAIVTDSTAYLPTEIVERYNITVVPIEVVFDTKSYREDIDITTSEFYDLLQKSPELPSTAQPPIGEMLKLYDNLAKEGYDAVISIHLAASISGFVNNLKSAAETVENINVVVYDSWITVRLMGYLVQEAAEMAQDGKALNEIIKRLNILRNTIDESFVVSDLKNLVKGGRLSNASAVIGTMLNIKPLLEFDSVSHHIIAYDKVRSLKKAKGKAEDKLKKAVKESEYPLRLLVIDGDDKEAGDEWADHLRQKYPDLTLDRSYFGPVIGAHLGRGALAIAWIRDFDKS, from the coding sequence ATGAAAATTGCCATTGTAACTGATAGCACGGCTTACTTGCCAACAGAAATAGTCGAGAGATACAACATCACTGTTGTGCCAATTGAAGTTGTGTTTGATACAAAGTCATATCGTGAAGATATCGACATAACAACGTCAGAATTTTACGATCTTTTACAAAAATCACCGGAATTACCTTCAACAGCACAGCCTCCAATTGGCGAAATGTTGAAACTTTACGACAATTTAGCAAAAGAAGGCTATGATGCGGTTATTTCAATTCATCTTGCCGCTTCGATCTCAGGATTTGTAAATAATCTTAAGAGTGCCGCCGAAACAGTCGAAAACATCAACGTAGTTGTGTACGACTCATGGATCACAGTTCGATTAATGGGTTACCTAGTTCAAGAAGCTGCCGAAATGGCCCAAGATGGAAAAGCCTTAAACGAGATCATCAAACGACTAAATATTTTACGAAACACCATCGACGAATCATTTGTTGTGAGTGATCTTAAGAACTTAGTTAAAGGTGGAAGACTTTCAAATGCTTCTGCCGTGATCGGAACAATGCTTAATATCAAGCCACTTTTGGAATTTGATTCAGTTAGTCACCACATTATTGCTTATGACAAGGTTCGTTCCTTGAAAAAAGCTAAGGGTAAAGCTGAAGACAAACTGAAAAAGGCAGTCAAGGAATCTGAATATCCATTACGTCTATTAGTGATTGATGGAGATGATAAGGAAGCTGGAGATGAATGGGCTGACCATTTACGTCAAAAGTATCCTGATCTAACCCTTGACCGATCATACTTTGGACCAGTCATCGGAGCTCATCTTGGTCGAGGAGCACTGGCAATTGCTTGGATCAGAGATTTTGATAAATCTTAA
- a CDS encoding CAP domain-containing protein encodes MKINKRSIAVLFSTALLITTTFGTAATSFADTTTSDATTSTEQVQTANQSSANDSATTAKTQATTAVDASAIKTAMLSEINDLRAQNGLNALTEVGVLNNYAQQRTDSFAGNGTGIDNHVGWDSSNMAPYNLTAEENIGQLPLGTLSNDPTEIAKTITQEFYNEKNDTIPNYGHRKNMLNPYVGYIGIGVTIGTNGMIYFSQEIGNDATYAAKSSFNDRNVYYLTTKNDYANASKYASVDAERNNSNAAADYQAKSDNSYVFSDIRGGASTRNSYVNMYDRDGKLYTNLRLAPGTDWGSDIVAVINGSYYLHVSNNGFVKAADVLPWASFLAGKVITANNNAVIYDDYGNPTSRTVSTGSRWATDRRSIDFNTNVKYYRIGTNAWLLESDLVNTKTNPLD; translated from the coding sequence ATGAAAATTAATAAGAGAAGTATTGCTGTACTTTTTTCAACTGCATTATTAATAACAACAACATTTGGCACAGCTGCAACTAGTTTTGCTGATACTACTACGTCTGACGCCACAACATCTACCGAACAAGTCCAAACAGCTAATCAAAGCTCAGCAAACGATTCTGCAACAACTGCCAAAACACAAGCAACTACAGCTGTTGATGCATCTGCAATCAAAACTGCTATGCTTTCTGAGATCAATGACCTACGTGCACAAAATGGTCTCAATGCTTTAACGGAAGTTGGCGTACTAAATAACTATGCGCAACAAAGAACTGATAGTTTTGCAGGTAATGGTACCGGTATTGACAACCATGTTGGCTGGGATTCAAGCAATATGGCTCCTTACAATTTAACAGCTGAAGAAAATATCGGCCAATTGCCATTGGGCACCTTATCAAATGATCCAACTGAAATCGCTAAGACGATAACTCAAGAATTTTATAACGAAAAAAATGACACGATTCCTAATTATGGACATCGCAAAAATATGCTGAACCCATACGTAGGTTATATCGGAATTGGTGTAACTATTGGTACTAACGGCATGATTTATTTTAGTCAAGAAATTGGAAACGATGCTACATATGCTGCAAAAAGTAGTTTTAATGACCGTAATGTATATTATTTAACTACCAAAAACGATTATGCAAATGCTTCTAAATACGCTTCAGTAGATGCTGAACGTAATAACTCGAATGCTGCTGCGGATTACCAAGCAAAGAGTGATAACAGCTATGTGTTCAGCGATATTCGTGGTGGAGCAAGCACACGAAATAGTTATGTAAATATGTACGATCGCGATGGCAAACTATATACTAACCTTCGACTAGCACCTGGAACCGATTGGGGATCTGACATTGTCGCTGTTATTAATGGTTCTTATTACTTACACGTCTCAAATAACGGTTTCGTTAAAGCCGCTGACGTGTTGCCTTGGGCAAGTTTTTTAGCTGGAAAAGTTATCACCGCAAACAACAACGCTGTTATTTACGATGATTACGGCAACCCAACATCCAGAACTGTTTCAACCGGTTCAAGATGGGCCACTGACCGTAGATCGATTGACTTTAATACTAACGTTAAATATTATCGAATCGGTACGAATGCCTGGTTACTCGAATCTGACTTAGTAAATACTAAAACAAATCCACTTGATTAA
- a CDS encoding DUF2207 domain-containing protein, with protein MRKNNFLFAIIILFATFTFFLNHNESQASSYSIDQYQTFVTVNSNGSADVRQLIKYHVSGSKKNVAFSQSLKKGSNPSLTSIQLFDGKNEVPLRYETSGDNTYDSVTGDHLLAANIRHTITNNSATAIYKYHVKKFVTNYSDTAEIYWRVVGNDWEKKISHVKVTYQFPKKTLKSVNMWVSGPSVYNLNKNEKAGQMSVYISKLTNHQPLDNRLIFPVSWVPQNKNIVHQNKRQNILNQQHKIAQRIIFKKVVFWMIAAAFIIVTAIVYRNRFKHLNYDKFDTDYQLGDLQNWFDTPDVSPSMAKIILTKNETADLSSFIGELMIQVKRNHLGLKQLSDTYEISLIKKPDDEFYEFLVTRVGDGKSVTTKQIAEYQGLDLWYEFQKWRRRAAIGRSKYIDEKNDHVKSMLASLALMTTTFAAIQFILVPFLAPSYLIATGIICGLVIILSWFIFYRINRKITVYTSLGQREAAEIKGFKHVLKSISSLNSAKIGDLTLWEDVLPYAVAFDLSLKVLEDLRINFDTSQLTDSPLSIYYDTNPALGYGFMISLADAFYSNDFINLGGSSNDISSMGVPTGGLGDSSGIGGGSSGGLS; from the coding sequence ATGCGGAAAAACAACTTTTTATTTGCCATAATAATTTTATTTGCTACTTTTACATTCTTCTTGAATCACAATGAGTCACAAGCTAGCAGTTATTCGATCGACCAATATCAGACATTTGTGACCGTTAATTCTAATGGCAGTGCTGATGTTCGCCAGTTGATCAAGTATCACGTTTCCGGCAGCAAGAAGAATGTTGCCTTTAGTCAAAGTCTAAAAAAGGGTTCCAATCCTAGTTTAACGTCGATTCAACTTTTTGATGGGAAAAATGAGGTCCCTTTACGCTACGAAACCTCAGGGGATAACACTTATGATTCGGTGACTGGCGACCACCTGCTGGCGGCTAATATTCGGCATACTATCACTAACAATTCCGCAACTGCCATTTACAAATACCATGTTAAAAAATTCGTGACGAATTATTCCGATACTGCTGAAATATATTGGAGGGTAGTTGGTAATGATTGGGAAAAGAAGATCTCCCACGTAAAAGTTACTTATCAATTCCCAAAGAAAACTCTCAAATCAGTTAATATGTGGGTCAGCGGTCCGAGTGTGTACAATTTGAATAAGAACGAAAAAGCTGGTCAAATGAGTGTTTATATCTCTAAATTGACTAATCATCAACCACTAGACAACCGACTAATTTTTCCGGTGAGTTGGGTGCCTCAAAATAAAAATATCGTTCACCAAAACAAACGTCAGAACATTCTCAATCAACAGCATAAAATTGCACAACGAATAATTTTTAAAAAAGTCGTATTTTGGATGATTGCTGCTGCTTTTATCATTGTGACCGCCATAGTCTATCGGAACCGATTTAAACATTTAAATTACGATAAGTTTGATACCGATTATCAGCTAGGTGATTTACAAAATTGGTTTGATACACCTGACGTTTCTCCTAGCATGGCAAAAATAATTTTGACTAAAAATGAAACTGCTGATCTTTCTAGCTTTATTGGAGAATTAATGATTCAAGTAAAACGAAACCATCTGGGATTAAAACAATTATCTGATACTTATGAAATTTCTTTGATCAAAAAGCCTGATGATGAATTTTACGAATTTCTAGTCACTCGTGTTGGTGACGGAAAATCAGTAACGACCAAACAAATTGCTGAGTATCAAGGATTAGACCTCTGGTATGAATTTCAAAAATGGCGCCGTCGAGCAGCAATTGGTCGTTCAAAATACATTGACGAAAAAAATGATCATGTAAAATCAATGTTAGCTAGCTTAGCTTTGATGACGACTACGTTTGCTGCGATCCAGTTCATTTTAGTGCCGTTCTTGGCTCCTAGTTATTTGATTGCTACTGGAATAATTTGTGGCTTAGTAATAATCCTGAGCTGGTTTATTTTCTATCGTATAAATCGAAAAATAACCGTCTACACCTCCTTAGGACAACGCGAGGCAGCCGAAATAAAAGGATTCAAACATGTCTTGAAATCTATCTCATCTTTAAATTCTGCAAAAATAGGAGATTTGACGCTTTGGGAAGATGTTTTACCATATGCTGTCGCATTTGATCTATCATTAAAAGTCCTTGAAGATCTGCGGATAAATTTTGACACGTCACAATTGACTGATTCACCGTTGAGCATTTATTACGATACCAATCCTGCACTCGGATATGGCTTCATGATAAGCTTGGCTGACGCATTTTACTCCAACGATTTTATCAATCTTGGCGGTTCAAGCAATGATATCTCATCGATGGGTGTACCAACCGGTGGCCTCGGAGATTCATCTGGAATAGGTGGAGGTTCCAGTGGGGGACTTTCATAA
- a CDS encoding amidohydrolase, with amino-acid sequence MKLEEELFTKLDGYQDEIINLRRYFHQHPEVSFKEQHTAEYIKNYYHDLGIETKNYGSGYGIVVDIDSGRPGKTIALRADFDALAIQEDNDLPFKSENSGVMHACGHDGHTAYMMVLAKTLNELKNQLHGKIRIIHQPAEEISPGGAKSMIDAGVLEDVDNVIGAHVMSSMPTGTIAYHTKETQTGRASFTITFTGAGGHASMPHLAKDAIVAGSYFVTALQTVVSRNIDPFDTASVTIGSFDGVGSNNAIKASVELKGDVRIMKESTRKLIRERIEKIADGICDMFNVTSKIDYDDNYPVLYNDPDLTQRVVSAIDGAKIPELTKIFDCGPQDPSEDFAYFAQDRPSCFFYVGCQTKDGANHPHHSPNFYMDEDCLIIAAKAMGAAVLQNL; translated from the coding sequence ATGAAACTAGAGGAAGAATTGTTCACGAAATTAGATGGGTATCAAGATGAAATTATCAATTTGAGACGTTATTTTCATCAGCATCCAGAGGTCTCATTTAAGGAACAGCATACTGCTGAGTATATCAAAAATTATTATCACGATTTAGGAATTGAAACTAAGAACTATGGATCTGGATACGGAATCGTAGTTGATATCGATTCTGGACGACCTGGCAAAACGATTGCTCTAAGAGCCGACTTTGACGCTTTAGCTATCCAAGAAGACAATGATTTGCCGTTCAAGTCAGAAAATTCTGGTGTTATGCATGCTTGTGGTCACGACGGTCACACAGCTTATATGATGGTTTTGGCGAAAACATTAAATGAATTAAAGAATCAGCTGCATGGAAAAATTAGAATTATCCATCAACCAGCTGAAGAGATCTCACCAGGTGGCGCCAAGTCAATGATCGATGCTGGAGTTTTAGAAGATGTCGATAATGTAATTGGGGCTCATGTAATGTCGTCAATGCCCACTGGTACGATTGCATATCACACAAAAGAAACCCAAACTGGACGAGCCAGCTTTACTATTACATTTACCGGGGCTGGTGGACATGCTTCAATGCCTCATCTAGCAAAAGATGCCATCGTAGCGGGAAGTTATTTTGTTACCGCATTACAAACGGTTGTATCACGCAATATTGACCCATTTGATACAGCTAGCGTAACAATAGGATCATTTGATGGAGTTGGATCAAATAACGCTATCAAAGCCTCTGTTGAACTCAAAGGCGATGTTAGGATCATGAAAGAGTCAACCAGAAAACTGATCAGAGAACGGATTGAAAAAATTGCGGATGGCATTTGCGACATGTTCAATGTCACATCTAAAATCGATTACGATGACAATTATCCCGTCTTATACAATGATCCTGATTTAACGCAAAGGGTCGTTTCAGCAATAGACGGTGCAAAGATTCCTGAATTGACGAAGATTTTTGACTGCGGTCCACAAGACCCCTCTGAAGACTTTGCTTATTTTGCGCAAGATCGTCCGAGCTGCTTTTTCTACGTTGGATGTCAAACTAAAGATGGTGCCAATCACCCGCATCATAGTCCCAATTTCTATATGGATGAGGATTGTTTAATTATTGCGGCTAAAGCCATGGGTGCTGCAGTTCTACAAAATTTATAA
- a CDS encoding LPXTG cell wall anchor domain-containing protein produces the protein MFNTLQGNNAKKAVKISVITLASAVVLSVPFVGTTVKAATVDGAAAKTEQVSQEPVQKQETYKSVSVTPKATQEVTPEQTTPKTTVTPVTYNVNYGSIANETDDVNGGVFTGESQDTGESLDNGMVKNQDGSYGVKPIESDFTHQWALPHDSEGSEPVQGAAAPATNSSSRAIKSSTTPSVTGQSTSLSAPASQSGMKTFPQTGEDHNPIIGAFGGLLAVIASVLGFKKRNA, from the coding sequence ATGTTTAATACATTACAAGGTAACAACGCTAAGAAAGCTGTTAAAATCAGTGTCATTACATTAGCATCAGCAGTCGTACTTTCAGTCCCATTTGTTGGAACCACCGTTAAAGCTGCAACCGTTGATGGTGCAGCCGCTAAGACAGAACAAGTATCACAAGAACCAGTACAAAAGCAAGAAACATATAAATCAGTATCAGTAACACCTAAAGCAACACAAGAAGTTACACCAGAACAAACAACACCTAAAACAACGGTAACACCTGTAACTTATAATGTTAATTATGGTTCAATAGCTAACGAAACTGATGATGTAAATGGTGGCGTATTTACAGGAGAATCACAAGATACAGGAGAATCACTAGATAATGGTATGGTAAAGAACCAAGATGGTTCATATGGTGTCAAACCTATTGAAAGTGACTTTACACATCAATGGGCACTTCCACATGATTCAGAAGGTTCAGAACCTGTCCAAGGTGCTGCTGCCCCAGCAACTAATTCTTCATCACGCGCAATAAAATCATCTACTACTCCTTCAGTTACTGGCCAATCAACATCATTATCAGCCCCAGCTTCACAATCAGGAATGAAGACGTTCCCTCAAACTGGTGAAGATCACAATCCCATCATTGGTGCTTTTGGTGGTTTATTAGCTGTTATCGCTTCAGTACTGGGATTCAAGAAACGTAACGCATAA
- a CDS encoding sugar O-acetyltransferase yields the protein MTENHDKLHTEELYLPDDPELSNKQAEYMDQLFDYNQLRHSESAKKQALLSEMFADIGPNCYIETPFYANFGGRHVHFGKNVYANFNLTLVDDTHIYVGDYTLIGPNVTIATAGHPIQPDLRKSGYQYNASVHVGKNCWLGAGVIVLPGITIGDNVIAGAGAIVTKNLPDNVVAVGNPARVLREVNEHDQKYYFKNHLIPWNELK from the coding sequence ATGACTGAAAACCACGACAAACTCCACACCGAAGAATTATATCTACCAGATGATCCGGAATTATCAAACAAACAAGCTGAGTACATGGATCAACTATTTGATTACAATCAGCTAAGGCATTCAGAATCAGCAAAAAAACAAGCTCTTTTGTCAGAGATGTTTGCTGACATTGGTCCAAATTGCTATATCGAAACGCCATTTTATGCTAACTTTGGCGGTCGCCACGTGCATTTTGGTAAAAATGTCTATGCTAATTTTAATCTCACTTTAGTTGACGATACGCACATTTATGTTGGCGATTATACTTTAATTGGTCCAAATGTGACAATTGCTACCGCTGGACATCCAATTCAACCAGATTTGAGAAAGTCTGGCTACCAATACAATGCTTCTGTCCATGTTGGAAAAAATTGTTGGCTTGGTGCCGGCGTAATCGTACTACCAGGCATCACAATTGGTGATAACGTGATTGCTGGTGCTGGAGCAATCGTTACCAAAAATCTGCCTGACAATGTTGTCGCTGTTGGTAATCCAGCTCGAGTGCTTCGTGAAGTCAACGAGCATGATCAAAAATATTATTTCAAAAATCATCTAATACCTTGGAATGAATTAAAATAA
- a CDS encoding metallophosphoesterase family protein, with translation MDHRIAILSDIHGNVTALDTVLKQLQTENITEYWFLGDLLTPGPGVNDIFDRLNNLNLTAFIRGNWDDIVIHIMHDNEKYLDFDNDGYIHVARMVEYLSDTMTVANYQQLKNAPTYKNLTINGLNLQLSHNFTFKNSGHELLPYEIQGNFDELVENNSVDMAFYGHTHHQVMRTTSEDQMIINPGSIGEPYTRWQKFSDDLRAEYAILDIDSSGYSNVSFKRASYDVKAELDLAKQLQLPYIELYDYLLHTGKASTHDLDSLKKYNQQYGYREDVINYFKKLRKHHF, from the coding sequence ATGGACCATAGAATTGCAATTTTATCTGACATACATGGCAATGTGACTGCATTGGATACAGTTTTAAAGCAGCTGCAAACCGAAAATATTACCGAATATTGGTTTTTAGGCGACCTTCTGACTCCTGGACCTGGAGTAAATGATATCTTTGATCGGCTCAATAACCTTAATTTAACGGCGTTTATTCGTGGAAATTGGGACGATATCGTAATTCATATCATGCATGACAATGAAAAGTATCTCGACTTTGACAATGACGGGTACATCCATGTTGCTAGAATGGTCGAATACTTATCCGATACCATGACCGTAGCAAATTATCAGCAATTAAAGAATGCACCGACCTACAAAAATTTGACGATCAACGGTCTGAACCTCCAGTTATCGCATAACTTCACCTTCAAGAATTCTGGACATGAACTGTTGCCTTACGAGATCCAAGGAAACTTTGATGAGCTCGTGGAAAATAACTCGGTCGATATGGCATTTTATGGTCATACGCATCATCAAGTTATGCGTACGACTTCTGAGGACCAGATGATCATCAACCCTGGATCGATTGGCGAACCATACACACGTTGGCAAAAGTTTAGCGATGATCTTCGTGCAGAATACGCCATCTTGGACATTGATTCGTCTGGATATTCGAACGTGTCCTTTAAACGCGCCTCATACGACGTCAAAGCAGAACTAGATTTAGCTAAGCAATTGCAGTTGCCATATATCGAGTTATATGATTATTTGCTGCATACAGGTAAAGCTAGTACACATGATTTAGATTCCTTGAAAAAATATAATCAGCAATATGGATATCGAGAAGACGTTATTAATTACTTTAAAAAGTTACGGAAACATCATTTTTAA
- the recQ gene encoding DNA helicase RecQ codes for MISSPNEILKDTFGYDEFRPGQLQIIQNVLDGKRTLGIMPTGGGKSVCYQIPALMFSGVTLVVSPLISLMKDQVDGLNEMNIPATFINSTLNYIEANERMRYIESGAVKLLYVAPERIENPDFSNWLTNLPIDLIAVDEAHVLSSWGHDFRPSYLNIIEPLNQLPTNPPILALTATATNRVQEDLMNILGIDAADVVKTGFERSNLALKIERGVNKPRYILEYVQAHPGEAGIIYAGKRKDVEKIYEDLKEKGVKVGKYHAGLDDDVRHQMQEAFLFDEVDVIIATNAFGMGINKTNVRYVIHYSIPGTIESYYQEVGRAGRDGLPSEAILLYSPADLRLHRFFIEQSDADDEYKQSLTEKLREMNQYAQTELCLMNYILKYFGETKTEPCGHCSNCLDERPEHDVTSETQKALSCVVRMDQKYGKKTVSSVLAGKPDVANDWRNFGKLSTFGLMHDETLKFIEEFIDFLTANDYLRTSEGPYPLIQLTHKGLKVLKGELEVKRRETKITQARRPIMDDDGNYDQQLFERLRKLRLNLAHAADVPPFVIFSDRTLRDMAQIMPKNSSEFLTVSGVGHAKLERYGDKFIHEIKEYQAS; via the coding sequence ATGATTAGCAGTCCAAATGAAATATTAAAAGACACTTTCGGATACGATGAATTTCGACCTGGACAACTCCAGATAATTCAAAACGTCCTTGATGGTAAAAGAACTTTAGGCATTATGCCAACTGGTGGCGGGAAATCAGTTTGCTACCAGATCCCAGCCTTGATGTTTTCAGGTGTTACTTTAGTGGTCTCGCCATTGATCTCGTTAATGAAAGACCAGGTTGATGGACTTAACGAAATGAATATTCCAGCAACTTTTATTAATAGTACGTTAAATTACATTGAAGCAAATGAAAGAATGCGGTATATCGAATCTGGGGCCGTCAAACTACTGTACGTTGCTCCTGAACGGATCGAGAATCCGGATTTTTCTAATTGGCTGACAAATCTGCCAATTGATTTAATTGCCGTCGATGAAGCTCACGTCTTATCTTCTTGGGGACATGATTTTCGTCCGAGCTATTTGAATATCATTGAACCTTTGAATCAATTGCCAACGAATCCACCAATTTTAGCTTTGACGGCTACTGCGACTAACCGTGTGCAAGAGGATTTGATGAATATTTTAGGCATCGATGCAGCTGATGTTGTCAAAACTGGTTTTGAAAGGTCTAATTTAGCTTTGAAAATTGAACGTGGAGTCAATAAACCACGTTATATTTTAGAGTACGTTCAAGCTCATCCTGGAGAAGCGGGAATCATCTATGCTGGTAAGCGAAAAGATGTTGAAAAAATTTACGAGGATCTAAAAGAAAAGGGTGTCAAAGTTGGTAAATATCATGCCGGTTTAGACGATGATGTGCGTCACCAAATGCAAGAAGCATTTTTATTTGATGAAGTTGATGTGATCATTGCTACTAATGCGTTTGGTATGGGAATCAACAAGACTAACGTCCGCTATGTGATCCACTATTCTATCCCCGGTACGATCGAAAGTTACTACCAGGAAGTAGGTAGGGCAGGGCGTGATGGTTTACCATCTGAGGCTATCTTGCTGTATTCTCCAGCAGATCTGCGACTTCACCGTTTCTTTATCGAACAGTCAGATGCAGATGATGAGTACAAGCAAAGTTTGACTGAGAAACTTCGCGAAATGAATCAATATGCTCAAACAGAACTTTGTTTGATGAATTATATCCTGAAGTATTTTGGTGAAACCAAAACTGAGCCTTGTGGCCATTGCTCGAATTGTTTGGATGAAAGGCCAGAACATGATGTGACTTCAGAAACTCAAAAGGCTTTGAGCTGTGTCGTCAGAATGGACCAAAAGTATGGTAAAAAGACTGTTTCAAGCGTGTTAGCAGGCAAGCCTGATGTTGCAAATGACTGGCGCAATTTCGGTAAATTAAGTACTTTTGGGCTAATGCACGATGAAACTTTGAAGTTTATTGAAGAGTTCATCGATTTTTTGACTGCCAATGATTATTTGAGAACTTCTGAAGGACCTTATCCGTTGATCCAGTTGACGCACAAGGGATTAAAAGTACTCAAGGGCGAGTTAGAAGTTAAACGTCGAGAGACGAAAATCACACAAGCTAGACGTCCGATCATGGATGATGATGGCAATTACGATCAACAATTATTCGAACGCCTCCGTAAATTGCGACTTAATTTGGCGCATGCAGCTGACGTTCCGCCGTTTGTGATTTTTTCTGACCGTACATTACGTGATATGGCGCAGATCATGCCTAAAAATAGCTCAGAATTTTTGACAGTTTCTGGCGTGGGTCATGCCAAATTAGAAAGATATGGCGACAAATTCATTCACGAGATCAAAGAATATCAAGCTTCGTAG